A segment of the Synechococcus sp. MEDNS5 genome:
GCAAGGTCCACCACCAGGCCATACTCTTCAGCGATTTCCTGGGTGAGCTCCAGGGGGAAGCCATAGGTGTCGTAGAGCTCAAAGGCCTGTTCACCACTGATCTGCTTCGGCTTGGCAGCCAGCACATCTGCGAGCAGCTTCTCGCCGCGTTCCAGCGTTTCCAGGAAACGGGCTTCTTCCCGTTGCAGTTCGGCCAGGATCACCTCACGGCGCTCAATCAGCTGCGGGTGGGCGGATTGCATCAGGGCAATCGATGCCTCACCCATGGCCTGGAGAAAGGGCTTGTCAATGCCAAGCAGGCGGCCATGGCGTACCACCCGGCGCAGCAAACGGCGCAAGATGTAGCCGCGGCCCAGGTTGCTGGCGGTGACACCATCGCTGATCAGCTGGGTGACCGCACGGCTGTGATCACCGATCACCTTGAGTGAGGTTTTGCCCTTCTCGTCGAGCTGGTGGTAGTCCACACCCGCCCGATCAGCCGCCGCCTGAATCAGCGGGAAGATCAGATCGGTTTCGTAATTGTTGGGAACCTTCTGCAGGATCTGCGCCATGCGCTCCAGGCCCATGCCGGTGTCGATGTTGCGGTTCGCCAGCGGCGTGAGCGTTCCCTGCGCATCGCGATTCGACTGCATGAACACCAAGTTGTAAAACTCGATGAAGCGGTCGTCGTCTTCCAGATCGATGCCGTCATCACCTAGTTCCGGCTTGAAGTCGTAATAGATCTCCGAACAGGGCCCACACGGTCCGGTGGGACCGGAGGCCCAGAAGTTGTCTTCCTCATCCATGCGGATGATCCGCTTGGGGTTCACCCCCACCACCTCACGCCAGATCTGCTCGGCTTCGTCGTCCTCGCGGAAGACGCTCACCACCAGATTCTTGGGATCCAGACCAAACACCTGGGTGCTCAGCTCCCAGGCCCACTCGATCGCCTGCTGCTTGAAGTAGTCACCAAACGAGAAGTTGCCGAGCATCTCGAAGAAGGTGTGGTGACGGGCGGTGCGCCCCACGTTCTCAATGTCGTTGGTGCGGATGCACTTCTGGGAGCTGGTGGCACAGGGTGCTGGCCGTTCCTGCTGGCCAAGGAAAATCGGTTTGAACGGCAGCATCCCTGCAATCGTGAGCAGCACCGTGGGGTCTTCCGGCACCAAGGAGGCGCTGGGCATGCGCCGGTGACCGCGCTGCTCGAAAAAAGACAGAAATGCTTCTCGGATCTCCGCACCTGTGCGGGGACTCGCGGACTCGGTTCGCGACGGTCGTGCAACAGCCATGGCGGGTTCGGGCTCGAAAAGCGGGTCCAGCAGCCATGATCGCCTTTCAGCCGCCGATGACGTTGGCCGATAGCAGCGCGGAAAGCAGCAAAGAATTGAACCGGGCGAACCTGCGCTGGCGCTCCCTGTGCTGGGCCCTGCTGGCCGGACTCAGCGCGGGACTGATCAGCCTCCCCTTTGGACTGGAGCAAGCTGTTCGATCCACGGGCTGTGGGCTCTTCTATGGGCTGCTCGCCTTTCATCTCGAACGGGTTGATCCAGAGGATTCCCACCTGCAAGCTGGATTGGTGGGCGCGATCTGCGGGGTGCGCAGCCTTGGCATGCCCCTTGCGGTTCCCTGGGGGGGTTCCGGCGCCCTGGCATCATTAGGAGTGGATCTTTTCGTGGGGTGGCTGCCTCTGATCGGCAGCGCACTCCTGCTCCACGGAACCCAACGCATGTTGTCTGCGTCGCGGCCATGAGCCTGCTGCACGCCACCTGGCTACCCGCCATCCGCACCCCCAGCAGCTCCGGAAGGGCTGCTTTGCTGGTATGGGCTGATACCTGGCGTGTGGCCGAGCCCCTCGGCCCCGGGGCCACACCCGCCCTTCATCCGTTCACCCTGAGCGCGGAGGATCTGCGCGCCTGGCTCACAGAGCGCGATCTCCTTCCGGAAGGAATCATCGATGCGACCGCATGCCTCACCCTGCCGAGCCGCAGTGTGAAACCACGGCGGCCCCGTGGCTCAGCTGCCGCCACCCCCTCATCAGAGGAGCAGCCCCCCTGGTGCGGGCTGCCGCTGCAAGCCGGCGAACCGATTCCGAAAACCACCGAATGGTGGCCTTGGCAGGTGCAGGGGCTGGCGATCGAACCGATGGCGGCCACAGCATGGCTGGCCAAACTTCCTCTCTCTGGCCATCACCCCGACCTGGCCGATGAGCTGCGCTGGTGGAGTCATATGCAGCGATGGGCCCTCAGCCTGGTAGCCCGGGGGCGCTGGCTGCCCCAGGTGGAATTGAGTCGGGGTGAAGGGTATCCCCACCGCGCTCGCTGGGTCGCGCTTCTCAACCGTGAGGACGACAGGCGCCGCCTGGAGGACCTCGCCGCCCGGCTGCCCCTGGTGGCTACCTGTGCATTGCCCTGGAGAGAGCCCACAGGGAAACGCAGCAATCGCATCACAAGGCTGCGCCCAGAGGCCATGCGCGCTGCCAATCCCGTGGCCTGCTGTCGTCCCCGCAGCGGTCGCCTGCGGGTGGCCACGTTGCTTGAGGATCTGGTAGATGCCCAGCTGCGTAAGGGCTTCCACCCCGATGACGAAGGGCTCGACCCCCTGCTCTGCGCCTGGGAAAACGCCCTGAGTTCAGACAACGGGGTGATCGATCTGAACGACGAAGATGCCGAACGACTGGCCACGGCCAGCCACCACTGGCGCGAGGGAGTCGCTGGCAATGTGGCGGCAGCCAGAGCCTGCCTTGAACTCGCCACCCCCAACGACGGTGAGGACCTCTGGGATCTGCGCTTCTACCTGCAGGCCGAAGCCGATCCCACGCTGAAAGTGCCTGCGGGAGCAGCCTGGGCCGCTGGACCCGAAGGCCTTCAACTCGGAGAGATTCCTGTGGAGCATCCCGGCGAGGTGCTGCTCGAGGGCATGGGTCGTGCTCTCACGGTGTTCGCACCGATCGAACGGGGCCTGGACAGCGCCACACCGGAAGCGATGCAGCTCACCCCTGCGGAAGCCTTCGTGCTGGTGCGCACCGCCGCCCGTCAACTCCGGGACGTGGGTGTTGGTGTGGACCTTCCCCCAAGCCTCTCGGGAGGCCTGGCCAGCCGCCTCGGTCTGGCGATCAAGGCCGAGCTTCCCAAACGCTCACGGGGGTTCACGCTCGGGGAAAATCTCGATTGGGATTGGGAGCTGATGATCGGCGGCGTCACCCTGACGCTGCGGGAGCTGGAACGGCTGGCCGGCAAGCGCAGCCCCCTGGTGCGCCACAAGGGAGCCTGGATCGAACTCAGGCCCAATGATCTCAAGAACGCAGAACGGTTCTGTGCCGCCAACCCTGATCTGAGCCTGGACGATGCCCTTCGCCTGACGGCCAGCGAAGGGGACACGCTGATGCGCCTCCCCGTGCATGCCTTTGATGCTGGCCCTCGCCTTCAAGGGGTGTTGGAGCAATACCACCAGCAGAAAGCACCGGATCCGCTGCCTGCGCCCGAGGGCTTCTGCGGCCAGCTTCGTCCCTACCAGGAACGTGGCCTGGGATGGCTGGCCTTCCTGCACCGCTTCGATCAAGGAGCCTGCCTGGCGGACGACATGGGCTTAGGCAAGACGATTCAGCTGCTGGCCTTCCTCCAGCACCTGAAGATGGAGAAAGAACTGAAACGGCCGGTGCTGCTGGTGGCTCCCACCTCCGTGCTCACCAACTGGAAGCGGGAAGCCGCGGCCTTCACCCCCGAGCTCTCTGTCCATGAGCACTACGGCCCCAAGCGCCCCTCCACTCCCGCGGCACTCAAAAAAGCCCTGAAAGACGTTGACTTGGTGCTCACCAGCTACGGGCTCCTGCAGAGAGACAGTGAGCTGCTTGATAGTTTCGACTGGCAGGGCACCGTGATCGATGAAGCCCAGGCGATCAAGAACCCTTCGGCCAAGCAAAGCCAGGCGGCCCGTGATCTGGCTCGAACCCGCAAGGGCTCCAGGTTTCGTATCGCTCTCACCGGCACACCGGTTGAGAACAGGGTGAGTGAACTCTGGGCCCTGATGGATTTCCTCAATCCGAGCGTGCTTGGGGAAGAGGAATTTTTCCGGCAGCGCTACCGCATGCCAATCGAGCGCTACGGCGATATGTCGTCCCTGCGCGATCTCAAATCGCGGGTGGGGCCGTTCATCCTGCGGCGCTTGAAAACCGACAAGGCGATCATCTCCGACCTCCCCGAAAAAGTGGAGCTGAGTGAATGGGTGGGTCTGAGCAAGGAACAGAAGTCCCTTTACGCGAAGACCGTGGAGGACACCCTCGATGCCATCGCCCGAGCCCCCCGCGGCAAGCGCCATGGCCAGGTGCTGGGCCTACTCACCAAGCTGAAGCAGATCTGCAACCATCCCGCGCTTGCGTTGAAGGAAGAAGCAGCCGGCGATGACTTCCTTCAACGTTCGGCCAAGTTGCAGCGGCTAGAGGAAATCCTCGATGAGGTGATCGAAGCGGGGGATCGGGCCCTGCTGTTCACCCAATTTGCGGAATGGGGGCACTTGCTCCAGGGCTACCTGCAGCGCCGCTGGCGCAGCGAGGTGCCGTTCCTGAGCGGCAGCACCAGCAAAGGAGAACGTCAGGCCATGGTGGATCGCTTCCAGGACGACCCGCGCGGCCCCCAGCTCTTCCTGCTGTCCCTCAAGGCCGGCGGAGTGGGATTGAACCTCACCCGGGCCAGCCACGTGTTCCACATCGACCGCTGGTGGAATCCTGCGGTTGAAAACCAGGCCACGGACCGTGCTTATCGCATCGGCCAAACGAACCGGGTGATGGTGCATAAGTTCATCACCAGCGGCTCCGTTGAGGAGAAAATTGACCGGATGATCCGGGAGAAGTCCAGGCTGGCGGAAGACATCGTCGGTTCCGGCGAGGAGTGGCTCGGTGGCTTCGATATGGGCCAACTCAAGGAGCTGGTGAGCCTGGAGGACAACGAGACGCGCAACCCATGACCATCACTCCCAACGGAAACGGCATCAACACTTCACTCGGGGACGACGGCCTCGGTCAGCAGCCCTGGTGGGTAGAGCAGTGGATGGAGCTGATCAACTCATACCGCTTTAAAAAACGGCTGGAGCGCGCCTGGGCCTATGCCCGGGAGGGACATGTGACCTCGATTCGCTTCGAGGGGCGACGGGTGCACGCCAGGGTGCAGGGCACCGGCGAAGACCCTTACAAGGTGAAGCTCTGGCTCGACGTGCTCAGCGACGAGGACTGGGGCTACGTGCTGGAGGCTCTGACCCAGAAGGCCCGTTGGTCCGCCCAGTTGCTCGCCGGCATCATGCCTTCCGACATCGAGCGTGCCTTTGCCGCCAGCGGCCGGCGTCTGTTTCCCTTCAAGCTTCAGGAGGTGCGCAGCGAGTGCAGTTGCCCCGACAAAGCCAATCCCTGCAAACACATCAGTGCCGTGTATTTCCTGATGGGGGAGCGGTTCAGCGAGGATCCGTTCGTGCTGTTCCAGTTGCGGGGACGCACACGGG
Coding sequences within it:
- a CDS encoding DEAD/DEAH box helicase; its protein translation is MSLLHATWLPAIRTPSSSGRAALLVWADTWRVAEPLGPGATPALHPFTLSAEDLRAWLTERDLLPEGIIDATACLTLPSRSVKPRRPRGSAAATPSSEEQPPWCGLPLQAGEPIPKTTEWWPWQVQGLAIEPMAATAWLAKLPLSGHHPDLADELRWWSHMQRWALSLVARGRWLPQVELSRGEGYPHRARWVALLNREDDRRRLEDLAARLPLVATCALPWREPTGKRSNRITRLRPEAMRAANPVACCRPRSGRLRVATLLEDLVDAQLRKGFHPDDEGLDPLLCAWENALSSDNGVIDLNDEDAERLATASHHWREGVAGNVAAARACLELATPNDGEDLWDLRFYLQAEADPTLKVPAGAAWAAGPEGLQLGEIPVEHPGEVLLEGMGRALTVFAPIERGLDSATPEAMQLTPAEAFVLVRTAARQLRDVGVGVDLPPSLSGGLASRLGLAIKAELPKRSRGFTLGENLDWDWELMIGGVTLTLRELERLAGKRSPLVRHKGAWIELRPNDLKNAERFCAANPDLSLDDALRLTASEGDTLMRLPVHAFDAGPRLQGVLEQYHQQKAPDPLPAPEGFCGQLRPYQERGLGWLAFLHRFDQGACLADDMGLGKTIQLLAFLQHLKMEKELKRPVLLVAPTSVLTNWKREAAAFTPELSVHEHYGPKRPSTPAALKKALKDVDLVLTSYGLLQRDSELLDSFDWQGTVIDEAQAIKNPSAKQSQAARDLARTRKGSRFRIALTGTPVENRVSELWALMDFLNPSVLGEEEFFRQRYRMPIERYGDMSSLRDLKSRVGPFILRRLKTDKAIISDLPEKVELSEWVGLSKEQKSLYAKTVEDTLDAIARAPRGKRHGQVLGLLTKLKQICNHPALALKEEAAGDDFLQRSAKLQRLEEILDEVIEAGDRALLFTQFAEWGHLLQGYLQRRWRSEVPFLSGSTSKGERQAMVDRFQDDPRGPQLFLLSLKAGGVGLNLTRASHVFHIDRWWNPAVENQATDRAYRIGQTNRVMVHKFITSGSVEEKIDRMIREKSRLAEDIVGSGEEWLGGFDMGQLKELVSLEDNETRNP
- a CDS encoding SWIM zinc finger family protein, with the translated sequence MTITPNGNGINTSLGDDGLGQQPWWVEQWMELINSYRFKKRLERAWAYAREGHVTSIRFEGRRVHARVQGTGEDPYKVKLWLDVLSDEDWGYVLEALTQKARWSAQLLAGIMPSDIERAFAASGRRLFPFKLQEVRSECSCPDKANPCKHISAVYFLMGERFSEDPFVLFQLRGRTRAKLLEDLAAHRLQALNTRLASDEQESGGLTTEATTPTDDTPPPPHPAVLDPTLWWRYDAALDGDLVVITPAMEGDTGLDAAGDLPLAEEPRFPEARPRFLSHLREQGQALAQRAMVEAMTAGD